The genomic stretch ATGATAAAAGATAGTATAACTTCTTTATCAATAAAAGACGATGGAGAAGGTGTATCTCTTAGTGATTTTCAAAAGAAAATATTAGAAATAGCTACAGACATAAAACCTAAAGGAAAAGGAACAGGAAGATTTTCAGTCTTTCAATTTGGTAAAACTGCTTATTTTGAAACAGTTTCTTATGATAAAATTTTAAATAATTATACAAAGACATCATGTACATTAAATTTAAATGAACTTCAAAATGGATATATAGATAAAGAAGTAGAACTTGAAAGTTATATTTTTAATTCAAAAAAGGATACATATTTTTTTATAGAAGTAAGAGACATATTTACTAAAGATTATGAAAATTATAACAGTAGAAAACATAAAATTTGTGATGCATTAAAAACAGAAAATATAGGTTTATCATTATTTACTATGTATCCTATAGAAATGTTAGATAAAAATATTCAATTTTTTGTAAATGGTATAAAAATTGATACTAAAAACTATCAGTTGGATAGAAACAAATTTGAAAGACAATATAACGATTATTCAATAGAATATGATGTTATAGAACATAAGTCTAAAAAAAAGAAAGAAGAAAAAGTACTTTGTATAAGAACTGAAAATAACAATATAAAAAATATATTAAATTATTTTGATATAGAAATGGATATACCTTATAAAGAAAAATCGGAAGTTAGTTGGCATATATATGTGGATTCTGAATACATAGATAAAAATGTAGAATCATTTGAAAATATAGATTTAAAGGATATGAATATTGATGTAAAAAATTTTTTAAATCAAATAGAAACAGATATCAAAAATTTTTTCTTAAATAATTATGAAGAATATTTTAATTTTAGAGATAAACTAATAAAAAATGATAACTATCCATATAAAAACAATATTAGTTCATCTAAAAGTAAAGAAATAGCATTTATACAAATAGCGTATTCTATAGAAGATAAATATAAATTATTGTCATCTAATAATAAAGATTTGATGAAAATTATTTATCCATTATTAGATGGTTGTTTAGATAATCCAAATTTAAAAAAAATAATTAATAGTATTAATACGCTAAAAAAAGAACACATCAAACAATTTGAAGAATTAATAGATAAAACAGAATTAGATGAAGTTATAACTTTTTCTGATAATGTTGCTAATAAAATGGCATTTTTAGATTTTTTACATGAAATTAATTATAGTGATGATATATCTAAATATATATTAGAACGTAAACAGTTACATAAAGTACTAGAGAAAAATTTATGGATATTTGGAGAACAATATATTTATAGTAGTGCTATAATAGAAAGTGATACTAATTTAGGAAAAAATTTAGAACGATTACGAGCAAATATTATGAAAAATAATTGTGAAGAGTTTGATGAAATAAAATCAGATGATAATATAACAAAAATAACAGATTTATTCTTTTATTCAGACTTTAAATTTAATAAAAAACATGAGGT from Brachyspira murdochii DSM 12563 encodes the following:
- a CDS encoding ATP-binding protein; protein product: MYVKKESKLIKVNGRLITNSLVDKSNTFLALCELINNSIQASANNIEINMTSDSEGEMIKDSITSLSIKDDGEGVSLSDFQKKILEIATDIKPKGKGTGRFSVFQFGKTAYFETVSYDKILNNYTKTSCTLNLNELQNGYIDKEVELESYIFNSKKDTYFFIEVRDIFTKDYENYNSRKHKICDALKTENIGLSLFTMYPIEMLDKNIQFFVNGIKIDTKNYQLDRNKFERQYNDYSIEYDVIEHKSKKKKEEKVLCIRTENNNIKNILNYFDIEMDIPYKEKSEVSWHIYVDSEYIDKNVESFENIDLKDMNIDVKNFLNQIETDIKNFFLNNYEEYFNFRDKLIKNDNYPYKNNISSSKSKEIAFIQIAYSIEDKYKLLSSNNKDLMKIIYPLLDGCLDNPNLKKIINSINTLKKEHIKQFEELIDKTELDEVITFSDNVANKMAFLDFLHEINYSDDISKYILERKQLHKVLEKNLWIFGEQYIYSSAIIESDTNLGKNLERLRANIMKNNCEEFDEIKSDDNITKITDLFFYSDFKFNKKHEVLVVELKRPSVKLGNKEIEQVKRYGSEISKSSSISKQNVNFKIILIGSSINEDDAIYISNNEPLYKTGNIEIWVMNWAD